One Etheostoma spectabile isolate EspeVRDwgs_2016 chromosome 12, UIUC_Espe_1.0, whole genome shotgun sequence genomic window carries:
- the kcnab1b gene encoding voltage-gated potassium channel subunit beta-1 isoform X2 — MQVSFACTDHGLKAPRNGEHSKQNATSPNTTTQARARFRTVALIARSLGSFTHRYHHNLKESTGKLTGMKYRNLGKSGLRVSCLGLGTWVTFGGQISDEVAEQLMTIAYESGVNLFDTAEVYSGGKAEIILGNIIKKKCWRRSSLVITTKLYWGGKAETERGLNRKHIIEGLRGSLQRMQLEYVDVVFANRPDSNTPMEEIVRAMTHVINQGMSMYWGTSRWSAMEIMEAYSVARQFNLIPPVCEQAEYHFFQRDKVETQLPELYHKIGVGVVSWSPLACGIITGKYENGIPESSRASMKPYQWLREKVMSEDGRKQQAKLKELAHIAEKLGCTLPQLAIAWCLRNEGVSSVLLGSSNPSQLTENLGAIQVIPKMTAGIASEVDNILGNRPHSKKDYNH, encoded by the exons ATGCAGGTTTCCTTTGCATGCACGGACCACGGGCTGAAGGCCCCGCGTAACGGCGAGCACAGCAAGCAGAACGCAACCAGCCCCAACACAACCACCCAGGCCCGCGCCCGCTTCCGCACCGTGGCTTTGATAGCTCGCAGCCTGGGCTCCTTCACCCACCGCTACCACCACAACCTGAAGGAGTCCACCGGCAAGCTCACCGGCATGAAGTACCG GAACCTGGGGAAATCTGGGTTGCGTGTCTCCTGTCTGGGGCTCG GCACATGGGTAACATTTGGAGGTCAGATCTCTGATGAG GTGGCAGAGCAGCTGATGACTATCGCCTATGAGAGTGGGGTCAACCTGTTTGACACGGCTGAAGTCTACTCCGGGGGGAA agcAGAGATAATCCTCGGAAACATCATCAAGAAAAAGTGCTGGAG GAGATCCAGCCTGGTGATCACCACAAAGCTCTACTGGGGAggaaa agcagagacagagagagggctcAACAGAAAGCACATCATTGAAG GTTTAAGGGGCTCCCTCCAGAGGATGCAACTTGAGTACGTGGATGTGGTTTTTGCCAACCGGCCAGACAGCAACACTCCCATGGAGG agaTAGTGAGAGCAATGACACATGTGATCAACCAGGGGATGTCTATGTATTGGGGGACATCCAGGTGGTCTGCCATGGAGATCATG GAAGCATACTCTGTGGCCAGACAGTTCAATCTAATTCCACCAGTGTGTGAGCAGGCAGAGTATCACTTCTTCCAGAGGGATAAAGTGGAAACTCAGCTGCCAGAGCTCTACCATAAGATAG GTGTTGGTGTGGTATCTTGGTCACCTTTGGCCTGTGGAATCATCACTGGGAAGTACGAGAACGGTATCCCAGAATCCTCCAGGGCCTCAATGAAG CCATACCAGTGGTTGAGAGAAAAAGTAATGAGTGAGGATGGGCGAAAACAACAAGCCAAGCTAAAAGAACTGGCTCACATTGCGGAGAAGCTTGGTTGTACTTTACCACAGCTAGCCATAG CTTGGTGCCTGAGGAACGAGGGAGTCAGCTCAGTGCTGCTGGGATCCTCCAATCCAAGCCAGCTAACAGAGAATCTGGGAGCCATTCAG GTAATTCCAAAGATGACTGCAGGTATTGCTTCAGAAGTGGATAATATATTGGGAAATCgtcctcacagcaagaaggacTACAACCATTAG
- the kcnab1b gene encoding voltage-gated potassium channel subunit beta-1 isoform X3, producing the protein MTIAYESGVNLFDTAEVYSGGKAEIILGNIIKKKCWRRSSLVITTKLYWGGKAETERGLNRKHIIEGLRGSLQRMQLEYVDVVFANRPDSNTPMEEIVRAMTHVINQGMSMYWGTSRWSAMEIMEAYSVARQFNLIPPVCEQAEYHFFQRDKVETQLPELYHKIGVGVVSWSPLACGIITGKYENGIPESSRASMKPYQWLREKVMSEDGRKQQAKLKELAHIAEKLGCTLPQLAIAWCLRNEGVSSVLLGSSNPSQLTENLGAIQVIPKMTAGIASEVDNILGNRPHSKKDYNH; encoded by the exons ATGACTATCGCCTATGAGAGTGGGGTCAACCTGTTTGACACGGCTGAAGTCTACTCCGGGGGGAA agcAGAGATAATCCTCGGAAACATCATCAAGAAAAAGTGCTGGAG GAGATCCAGCCTGGTGATCACCACAAAGCTCTACTGGGGAggaaa agcagagacagagagagggctcAACAGAAAGCACATCATTGAAG GTTTAAGGGGCTCCCTCCAGAGGATGCAACTTGAGTACGTGGATGTGGTTTTTGCCAACCGGCCAGACAGCAACACTCCCATGGAGG agaTAGTGAGAGCAATGACACATGTGATCAACCAGGGGATGTCTATGTATTGGGGGACATCCAGGTGGTCTGCCATGGAGATCATG GAAGCATACTCTGTGGCCAGACAGTTCAATCTAATTCCACCAGTGTGTGAGCAGGCAGAGTATCACTTCTTCCAGAGGGATAAAGTGGAAACTCAGCTGCCAGAGCTCTACCATAAGATAG GTGTTGGTGTGGTATCTTGGTCACCTTTGGCCTGTGGAATCATCACTGGGAAGTACGAGAACGGTATCCCAGAATCCTCCAGGGCCTCAATGAAG CCATACCAGTGGTTGAGAGAAAAAGTAATGAGTGAGGATGGGCGAAAACAACAAGCCAAGCTAAAAGAACTGGCTCACATTGCGGAGAAGCTTGGTTGTACTTTACCACAGCTAGCCATAG CTTGGTGCCTGAGGAACGAGGGAGTCAGCTCAGTGCTGCTGGGATCCTCCAATCCAAGCCAGCTAACAGAGAATCTGGGAGCCATTCAG GTAATTCCAAAGATGACTGCAGGTATTGCTTCAGAAGTGGATAATATATTGGGAAATCgtcctcacagcaagaaggacTACAACCATTAG